In Micromonospora sp. WMMD980, the following are encoded in one genomic region:
- a CDS encoding BTAD domain-containing putative transcriptional regulator yields MQVSFGVLGPVTAWDGDGAPVDLRGPRHRAVLARLIVARSRVVPVDHLVDDLWADPPAGAVGAVRTFVAALRRRLEPRRAPREPARLLVTDGPGYALRAAGDTVDAWRFADTVAATTDALPRPTLDRLDAALGWWRGPGYAGLDQPWARAERARLDELRLTAVERRAEALLALGRATDAVPDLDAHVADHPWREDGWRLLALALYRAGRQADALAVLRRARERLRDQLGLDPGPRLRRLETDLLRQTDPEPTGPGRVWAEAAAAYERSVVPGARARLESTVGLLRSLAVTGPGGLEAARDQRVAAIDAAEQLGDPDLTARVIGGYDVPAIWTRADDPEQAARVVAAAERALAGLGPDAPETTRARLLATVAVESRGLPSTRGPDAARQAEAIARRLADPALLAQALNGVFMQTFHRAGLAAERDATGAELVELGTRHGLAPVEILGRLIRMQARGALADLTAADAHADAADRLAARHESPLTGVFTAWYRAMRVAAAGAPYPEAEAAYRTAAGRLAGCGMPGVERGLLPLALLCLRVWHDLPADFPDDTDWGPYAPWARPLVLLAADRRADAAAALRRTPPPPRDLLLEALWALTGRAAVALDHRAAMRRVRDALAPAAPEVAGAGSGMLTAGPVAVHLDRLTAALGEASD; encoded by the coding sequence GTGCAGGTCAGCTTCGGGGTGCTCGGGCCGGTAACGGCCTGGGACGGTGACGGCGCGCCGGTCGACCTGAGGGGGCCCCGGCACCGCGCGGTGCTGGCCCGGCTGATCGTGGCCCGCAGCCGGGTGGTGCCGGTCGACCACCTTGTCGACGACCTGTGGGCCGACCCGCCGGCGGGCGCGGTCGGCGCGGTCCGCACGTTCGTCGCGGCGCTGCGCCGCCGGCTGGAACCGCGGCGGGCGCCGCGCGAGCCGGCCCGGCTGCTGGTCACCGACGGACCGGGGTACGCGCTGCGCGCCGCCGGCGACACCGTCGACGCCTGGCGGTTCGCCGACACCGTCGCCGCCACCACCGACGCGCTGCCCCGACCGACGCTCGACCGGCTCGACGCCGCGCTGGGCTGGTGGCGCGGCCCCGGGTACGCCGGTCTCGACCAGCCGTGGGCGCGTGCCGAACGGGCCCGCCTCGACGAGCTGCGACTGACCGCGGTGGAACGGCGCGCCGAGGCGCTGCTCGCGCTGGGCCGGGCCACCGACGCCGTCCCCGACCTGGACGCGCACGTGGCGGACCACCCGTGGCGGGAGGACGGCTGGCGGCTGCTGGCGCTGGCCCTCTACCGCGCCGGGCGGCAGGCCGACGCGCTCGCGGTGCTGCGCCGGGCCCGGGAGCGGCTACGCGACCAGCTCGGCCTGGACCCCGGCCCGCGCCTGCGCCGGCTGGAGACCGACCTCCTGCGCCAGACCGACCCGGAGCCCACCGGACCGGGGCGGGTGTGGGCGGAGGCCGCCGCGGCGTACGAACGCAGCGTGGTGCCCGGGGCGCGGGCCCGGCTGGAGTCCACCGTCGGGCTCCTGCGCAGCCTCGCGGTGACCGGGCCGGGTGGCCTGGAGGCGGCCCGCGACCAGCGGGTCGCCGCCATCGACGCGGCCGAGCAGCTCGGCGACCCGGACCTCACCGCGCGGGTGATCGGCGGCTACGACGTGCCGGCGATCTGGACCCGCGCCGACGACCCGGAGCAGGCGGCCCGCGTGGTGGCGGCGGCGGAACGGGCGCTGGCCGGCCTCGGCCCGGACGCGCCGGAGACGACCCGCGCCCGGCTGCTCGCCACCGTCGCCGTCGAGTCCCGCGGCCTGCCGTCGACGCGCGGGCCCGACGCGGCCCGCCAGGCCGAGGCGATCGCCCGACGGCTGGCCGACCCGGCCCTGCTGGCCCAGGCGCTCAACGGCGTGTTCATGCAGACGTTCCACCGTGCCGGGCTGGCCGCCGAGCGGGATGCGACCGGCGCCGAACTGGTCGAGCTGGGCACCCGGCACGGCCTGGCCCCGGTCGAGATCCTCGGGCGGCTGATCCGCATGCAGGCGCGCGGCGCGCTGGCCGACCTCACCGCCGCCGACGCGCACGCCGACGCGGCGGACCGGCTCGCCGCCCGGCACGAGTCGCCGCTGACCGGCGTGTTCACCGCCTGGTACCGGGCCATGCGCGTCGCCGCGGCCGGCGCGCCGTACCCGGAGGCGGAGGCCGCCTACCGGACGGCCGCCGGTCGCCTGGCCGGCTGCGGCATGCCCGGCGTCGAGCGGGGCCTGCTCCCGCTGGCGCTGCTCTGCCTGCGGGTGTGGCACGACCTCCCGGCCGACTTCCCCGACGACACCGACTGGGGCCCGTACGCGCCGTGGGCCCGGCCGCTCGTGCTGCTCGCCGCCGACCGGCGCGCCGACGCCGCCGCCGCGCTGCGCCGGACCCCGCCACCGCCGCGCGACCTGCTGCTGGAGGCGCTGTGGGCGCTCACCGGCCGGGCCGCGGTCGCGCTCGACCACCGGGCCGCGATGCGCCGCGTCCGCGACGCGTTGGCGCCGGCGGCGCCCGAGGTGGCCGGCGCCGGCAGCGGGATGCTCACCGCCGGCCCGGTCGCCGTGCACCTCGACCGGCTCACCGCCGCCCTCGGGGAAGCGTCCGACTGA